A genomic segment from Aegilops tauschii subsp. strangulata cultivar AL8/78 chromosome 1, Aet v6.0, whole genome shotgun sequence encodes:
- the LOC141027912 gene encoding uncharacterized protein gives MKATARALTSWSTKSVGCVPHKLATALELILKFEKAREDQTLTTHEVWLHKTLKLSYLGFASLDRTIARQRALIASLKYGDANTSFFHRQCSYRRQKNCIHSLVIDGHTISDQAEVAKAAFMHFDRLIGTTTDRECTFNLSQLITLAEDLVELEAAFEEDEIWQAIKQLPAHQAPGPYGFTTEFLRACWGTVKQDFIAVFQQLFALRGRGFHRLNQALLKLLPQRPDAQGIGDYCAH, from the coding sequence ATGAAGGCTACTGCCCGGGCACTCACCAGCTGGAGCACCAAATCGGTTGGCTGCGTACCGCACAAGCTAGCGACCGCTCTAGAATTGATCCTCAAGTTTGAGAAGGCCCGGGAGGACCAGACACTCACCACGCATGAGGTGTGGCTGCACAAGACGCTAAAGCTATCCTACCTCGGATTCGCCTCCTTGGACCGCACCATCGCTCGCCAACGCGCACTCATTGCGTCGCTAAAATATGGTGACGCCAACACATCGTTCTTCCACCGGCAATGCTCATACCGGCGTCAGAAGAACTGCATCCATAGCCTCGTCATCGATGGACACACAATCTCTGATCAGGCAGAGGTGGCCAAGGCGGCGTTCATGCACTTCGACAGGCTCATTGGCACGACGACTGATCGCGAGTGCACCTTCAACCTCTCGCAGCTCATCACACTGGCTGAGGACCTCGTGGAGCTTGAGGCGGCCTTTGAGGAGGACGAAATTTGGCAGGCAATCAAACAACTTCCAGCACACCAAGCGcccggaccctacgggttcaccACGGAATTCCTTCGCGCTTGTTGGGGCACCGTCAAGCAGGACTTCATTGCTGTTTTCCAGCAGCTCTTTGCATTAAGGGGAAGAGGCTTTCATCGCCTCAACCAGGCACTGCTCAAACTTCTGCCCCAGCGACCGGATGCACAAGGGATCGGCGACTATTGCGCCCATTAG